The sequence CTTTCTGTTTAGTAAAAAAGCGATTGCTTGAATATCAGCTTTTCTTCAAGCAATCGTAAAGCACTGAAAGTTTACGTTACAAACCACTAATTATCACACACCCCAGCAAAATATGCTTACTGAAATTAAACTAGGTTTATGCAACCCTCCCGAACCCATCTATTTATATGTCAATCAGGGTGAAGTAGATGGAGAATCTTTCGTTTGGTACAAGTTCAATATCAGCCAGGAGAAGAAAATCCCTGTTACTCAAAGAGCATTAACTGGGTACTTATCTGAACTACGATTGACAACTAAAGAATTCAAAGGCAAAGACAATCTAAAACTTGATATTGTTGTCAGTGCCGATGAACTTTACGTCATAAGAACTGGTGTTGAAACCAATTTCGCAAAAAGCTTCCTTTTAGCTGCCTCATTAATCCAAGATTTCTCCAAGCCACTGATTATCGTTGCTACTGCTGGCGACGAGAACACAGTTTTTTGTAATCTTTACGATGCTGCAACCAAAACCAAGATTTACAGAGAATGGAGTAGAGATTTGGATTGGGCAACAATCATTCGTGACATTCAATCTGTTTTAGGTGGCAATCCCTCAACCATTTCATTTACACCAAAACTTAGCGTAGTCCCTCAACTAGTACATCCTCAAGACCTACGAATTAAAAATATTCGCACCTTGCTTGATTATCCCCTTGATTTGGTCAGAGAGTGGTTGCAATTTCAGGATGTTGACCGCCCAAGTTTACTTGATATTAACCAGATTAATGAACTAATCAAAACCATGTGTTTGGCTTGGGCAGCAGACAAGTGTGAATATCCCAATCATGCTGAATCTTCGTATAAAAATCAGGTTGTTGATGCTGTTGCTAGTGGTGCGGATGAATTAACGGCAATCAACGCATGGATGCAGCAGTTGCAAGTAGTAAAGACTGGGGCAAGTTAAACCAAAAACCAGGATTCAGAATAATTCTGACTTCTGAATCCTCAATTAATCAGATAGGAATAAAAACCATGAGAGTCATTGTCACAGTAGTTGAAAAAATCATCAGTGAAGCACATATCGATATCCCTGATGGGCTGAATCAATCCGCAATCAGACAGCACATCGTAGACCGCTATAACACTGGGGAAATGTCCACAGATATGAACATCTTTCAAGTGGAATTTGAATCTATCAACGCTCAGATTGTTCAAGAAAATTCTTCTCGTAAGTCTGCATAAACATTGGAGGTAAAAAATGAATCCCAAATGGACTGATGAAGAACTCGGAATCATTGAAGCTAAAGCTGAACTTTATACCCCTAAGCAAATAGCCTCAATCTTAAAAAGACATGGCTATTTCCGCACCCCAATTGCTATCGCTACTAAGCTTTGGGCTTTAGGTTATTCTACAAGCCCCTTTCTCGATAACTATAGTAGTGCTGAAATCGCCCGTGTTCTCTGTGTGCATTCCACCACCGTTTCTGGTTGGGTGCGCCGTGGTTGGCTGAAAACTAGTCGCCGTTGTTCTAAACGTTATCAAGTTCGTAGATGGCATCTCAAAAACTTTTTTGACAATCCCCCACAACATCTAAAAAAGCGTATTGCCTCTATTGACTCTGAAGCCATTAATTACTTATTAGGGAGAAAAGCATGATTGACCATATTAACGCACTTCAAACAAGCTGGTATCTCTCGCCTCCTTGGGGTCGAACAATTCCACCTCTTGCAGTCAATTTATTGGAGAGAGTTTTCCTGCGAACTACGAGGAGATTTGGTTACTGCTGCGGTATGCAATGGAAACACGAATGCTGGATTTATTCAATTGACTGCCGTAATGAAATACTCCATGCCACACAAAATCAGATCATTGCAACTGGAGAGTTAGAAGTCATCAAGGTGCAAAAACCTGCCTTTGTTCTGGGTGAAAGAGTGATTCTCTGCTCTCACGATAAGGGAACAAAACAACGGCTTATTTTGGGGATTGCGCTAGTGCATAATTCTTGGTTTTACATTGTTGAATTGGTGTCACCAACGTTAATTAAGACACCAACTATATCGAATCGTTTCTCACTAGTTGGTGAAAAAAGTTTGATGCGGGTGAAAGTCTAAGTGTTTTTCAAAGATTAACTGTTTGAACAATAAATAGGGAGTTTGACTATGTTGATACACAAATGGCATGACACAGATATTAACCAAATGCCAGAAGTTGGGCAGCTAGGCAAATACAGCATACCCAAAGGCTACGTAAATGCAACTCAGATGTGCCATGCAAATAATAAGTCTTGGGGGCATTACAAAGAAAGGAAGTCCACAAAAGCTTACTGGACAGCACTTTCAAACGACATCGGAATCCCGATATCGTCTCTTGTCATCGAAGTTGATGGCTATGGCAGTTCTCAAGGTACTTGGATTCACCCAGAAATCGCCGTTGATTTAGCTCAGTGGGTTTCTGTCGAGTTCCGCATCTGGGCCAACAGAACCTTAATGAAAGTGATGATGGCTCAAGAGTCTGTACAACAACAGTCAATGACTCAAGTACAGTTACTTGCAGCGATCGCTAAACAACTGGCAGAGCAAGAACAGTATTTACTCCAACAACAACAGCAACAGACTGAAATTTTGCACCGTCTCAAAGCGGTTGAAGTTGAGCAAGACAGGGTAAACACACCATGCGGACATAAATATAGTGTTGTTGGTTTTGCCAATCTTCAAGGTTTAGAAATATCGGTAAAAGAAGCCGGTACTAAAGGTCGAAAAGCAAGTGCATTGTGTCGGAAACAAGGAATAGAAATAGAACGCATTCATGACCCACGTTTTGGAAAAGTCGGTTTGTATCCAGAAAGCGTGTTGATTGAGGTTTTTTCTACTGGTCAAAACTAACAGCAATTGTCTTCAGAATACTTTCTTTAATTGGAGAAAAGTACCATGCAACAACTCAATTTATTTGCTGAATCAACCCCAGTTTTACCAATCAGCTACTACCCCGATTTCTTAAGTCAGGAACTTGCCAACTCACTCTGCCAACACTGCTTGAAACTGGAGTGGCAACAGAATCAAATCAGGATCGCGGGTAAAACAATGCCTGTTCCCCGCCTGGAGTGTATTTATGGTGATGCCGGATGTGATTACCTCTACTCCAATAGCGTATTTTTAAAACCCCTGACTTGGACAGAACCTCTGTCTAACTTGCGGGACAGAATCACTGCGCTAACTGGCCACAAGTTTCGCATTGTTATTGGAAATCAATACCGCAGTGGTCAAGACTCAATCGGTTGGCATTCTGACAATGAACCATCAATGGGATTCAACCCAGCGATTGCATCACTCAGCTTGGGGTCATGTCGCAAATTCCAAATCAAACCGAGAGATGGCAAATCCACTGACTTCTGGCTGGAACACGGGAGCTTACTTGTGATGCACCCTGGCTGCCAGTCTACACATCTGCATCAGGTTCCGAAAACAAACAAAGTTGTTAGTACCCGTATCAATCTTACATTTCGACCGCACACCGGGGGGAACAAATAACCCCCTGGCTGGCTTAGTCAGGATTTCGTAGCCAGCACAAGCTCTCACAAAAAATTGAACCGGCGGCATGGGTGCAATGCCGCTTCATTTCCATGCGTCAAAAAACAGAGGGAATATGCGTATAATCGAATCTGATTCTCAAGCTAAACATTTACAGGAATGGCTCGACAGTGGCGTTGACGAAGAAATCTTTCACTTGAATGTGCGATCGCTGTCTGGGACTTCACCCTACGAATATCTGCTCTACAGTCCCAAAATCTCCCGTCGCAATGATGGGCGGCTCAGAGACAGGGACTTGAAGAAATACCAGCACATTGAATTAGGCGGCTGGTGGTGTTCTGGCGTTGACCCCCTCAACGAATACGCACTAATGATGTGGGGTTGTTTCAAACCCGATCACCCCCGAAGAGATCGCCAAAAGATCCACAAATTCATCAAGTATGAGCATCCATACAGAGAAGAAACACGCGCTTTCTTCCTCTTAGTGCCGAATCGCATTTGGGTGAAAGTTTCCAATCGTAGCGGCATTCCCATCACTGAGGAAGACCTACAGCATCCTGGCGGTTTCTGGCACTGGGTTTGGAGGCATAACGTACCAGTGACAATTGTAGAGGGTGCCAAGAAAGCGGGGGCATTATTGACTGCTGGTTATGCAGCGATCGCTATCCCCGGTGTTAACGCTGGATACCGCACACCGCAAGATGAGTACGGTAACGCTATTGGTAAGCCAAACCTCATCCCCGACTTAAAACATTTTGCAACACAGGGGAGACAGGTCAACATTTGCTTTGACCAGGACAACAAACCTGAGACAGTTCAACGGGTGAGAACTGCTATCAGTCGCATGGGACGGCTGCTGGTAAATGAAGGCTGTTCGCTGCGAGTGATTGATTTACCATTCGGGGCAGAGAAAGGGGTTGATGATTTTATCGTTGCTCATGGTCAACCGGCATTTGACGCGCTTTACAATACGGCTGTTGCATTGGAATTGTGGGAGATTAAGCTGTTTACTTTGCTGACTTATCCGCCTGCGATCGCACTTAACCAACGATTCTTGGGCCAGCTTCTCGTACCCGAAGGTGAAAAACTTATCATTCTCAAAGCCCCCAAAGGCACTGGTAAAACCGAATGGCTTGCAACTGAGGTGGCAAAAGCACACGACCAAGAGAGACGGGTATTAATCATTACCCATCGTATCCAGCTAGGTGAGGCACTGTGTAATCGGTTTGGTGTTAACTATGTCACCGAAGTCCGCACGAATGAAACAGGCACATTATTAGGATACGGGGTGTGCGTTGATTCACTGCATCAAGAAAGTCAAGCACGATTCAACCCCAATGACTTCTGGCAGTAACCCGAAGAATTTGATTGCAGCATTGGACAAAGCAATTTCTAAAGGTGGGCATCATTTACTATGCTGCTCTGCTCAAAAGGCTAAGTCAAAATGGGGAACGCAAGCATTGGAGGAACGTTTTCGCCGCAAGTTCCCACACCTGCGAATCCTGCGAATAGACAGCGAATCTGTTGCTGATCCATCTCATGCGGCTTTCGGTTGTATCGCTCACCTCAATGAGATTTTGACCAAGTATGATTTAGTTATCGCCTCCCCAAGTTTAGAAACTGGAGTATCTATCGACATTCGAGGACATTTTGATGGTGTTTGGGGAATATTTCAGGGAGTGCAGCCGGTTAACTCTGTGCGTCAGATGTTGGCACGGGTTAGGGAAACTGTTGACCGTCACATTTGGGTGAGAGAGTGGGGGATGTCGGTTGTGGGCAATGGTTCCACAACGATAGGAGGATTGCTCAGAAGTCAGCACGTCGCAACACAGGCTAACATTGCGCTGTTGTCGGCGGCGGATAATGCGGATTTGAGCTATATTGACCAGAATTTTCAACCGGAGTCATTGCAGACTTGGGGTAAGCGTGGTTCTGTAATTAACGTAGAAATGCGGCGTTATCGGGAATCGGTGCTTGCGGGTTTAGTCGAGGATGGTTACACCGTTATTGATGCCGACGATGCTGATGATGATGAAAGTGGGGCAGTTATCGAGTCGGTTAAGGCGGCATCTGTTGAATTGTATGCTGCGGAGTGTCAGGCGATCGCGGATTCTCCGACTATCTCTGATGCCGAACTTAAGAAGCTGCAAGACACAAGGGCGAAAACCAAAACCGAACGACATCAGCAGCGCAAGGCGGAATTGTCCCGTCGCTACGAAATTGAAGTTACGCCTGATTTGGTTGAGAAGGATGACGACGGCTGGTATCCTCAACTGCGGATGCACTACTATTTGACGCTGGGACGAGAGTTTTTGACGAACCGTGATGCGAAACGGGCTAAGGCACAAGCCGAAGCTGGGAATAATGCTATCTGGAAGCCGGATTTTAACAAGGGGCAGCTATTGACTGCTGTCTTATTATTGGAGAGACTGAACTTGTTGCAGTTGCTTACGCCAGGCGTTCGGTTACGCTCTTCTGACGAGGCAATGCAGGAGTTGAAGAAGGCGGCGATGAAGAATCGGTATCTCATCAAAACTTGTTTAAACGTCACCATTTCTGAAAAACTTACTCCCATAGCGATCGCACAGAAATTACTTGCCAAGATTGATTTGAAGTTGGACTACGTTGGTCGATTGGGTAAGCGTGAAAATCGGGAGTGTGTTTACCAGTTTGTTGCACCTGATGATCAGCGTGATTCAATTTTTGGACAGTGGTTAAAGCGGGATGAACTGTTTCTTAGTGAGTCGGTGTCAGTCACTAATAATAAAGAGTTCCCAACACCAGGTATTGACACGGAATCTCTTGACATTCCCCAAACATTAGATGAGGCTGTTCAGGGATGGAAGGGGCTGAAGCTGAAAACGCGCCAAGGACTGGACAGCGTTGGTAAGTTCTACCAACAGTTAGTCTCTCAAGTAGGCGAGGCTGTTGGAATTGCTGATGGTGAGCCTTACTGGAATGGGTATTTGGGGCAGTGGCAGGTTTGGGTTAACTTTGGGAGCGACTGTAGGTCTGTGGTGTGCGATTGGCTGGTGAGTGTGTAGGTCAGAGTAGTACACTATTTCATCAAAACCGTTACTGTAAGTCGGTTATGCAAGAAGTTTCCCAGCTTGGAGCAAATAATCTCTATTGCCAAGCCATTGAAAAGAACAATTGTCTGTTCGTTATCTTCTGAGTCGCTTAAATTAACGGAAGCAAGGTTTGTTTTAACCCAAGATTGAACCTGAACCAACTTCCCACTGATGTTTGAGCAATTCCTGGTAAGTCTTTTCCCTTATCATCATCTGCTTATACAGCATCTGCAAAAACTCTTGAGCTTGTTCACGGGACATCTGCTCCACTTGATCCGCGAAAGTTCTAAGGCTAAATTCTTGTTCTAAAGATAATTCAATGGGTTGGTTCATAGCTTTTATTTGAGTTTGCTAAGTTAAGCAAATATTGTTTTATATAAATAAATGTTACGATAGCTTTACAAAAGATGAAGGGGTGTAAACCGTACCGACGTAGGTTAGAAATGCCGTATCTGCTGCTGAAAACCTTGATATCAATCCATTGTGGCAATCCAAGTAAAAACTTAAGTTCTGTTGAGCGCTCAAGACTTTAGCCGGATTTCTCACCACACCTCTCAAAGCCTGTGCTTGTGCAGGGGAGCAGGGGAGAGTTCAATGTGCCTTGTTCAATCCCCTCTGCTCTATCAAACGCCTGAAGCTTGTGATAAATGCGGGTTTAGCGGGTCTGTTCAGCGCCAACGTCGAAGCGATGGTTGAGTCGATGGGGGATATTATTCCCCGCACCTCTCAGTTAGATCCGTGCGTACCCGTTTCCGTGTACACGGCTCCCGATGTTCTTAGCTTTCGCTTTTGCTCATGTGTTTGTAATCGTGGCAACTCTCGTGAATTGCTTCAAGATTATTTTTCTTCCAGTTGGCGTGATTTCCGTCGATGTGATGCAGGTGAACCCGTTCCTCATCGATGAACTTTAAACCGCAGGAAGCACATCTATGGTTTTGCTTCTTAAGAGCAATAGAGGTTTCGCCGGAATAGAGCTTACTGTTGCGTTCGCTCCAGTAGGCTGTGTCTCCGTCGTAAGGTGATTTGGTTCCCTTGACAGAAATGTGTTTGTTTTCGGAGTAAGGAACTGCTGGGAATGCCTTGTCTAGCAATTCTTTGCTAGAGTAGCGGTTTTGCTTGGTTTCCTTGTTGAATACCGTGTAAGCTCTTTTTTGGATGTGGTATAACGAGTTTCTAGACCCGTCCATCTTGCAGAACTTATGGTAATTTCTCCAACCTCTAACTACCGGGGCTAGTTTTCCAGCCTTTGTGGTAGCACCATAATTCGAGTTGTTGACGATGTGTTTTACTTTCTTACGGAATGTTTTAAAGTTGTCCACTGAAGGAGTGCTTTTTAATTTTCCGTTTTTCTGGACTTTAAAGTGCCAGCCGAGGAAATCAAACCCATCTGTCGAGGCGGTAACTTTGGTTTTCTTTTGGCTTAAATTCATTCCGCGTTTGCGGAGGAACTCGCTGATTCTTTCAAGTATCTCTGTTG comes from Nostoc sp. 'Lobaria pulmonaria (5183) cyanobiont' and encodes:
- a CDS encoding plasmid replication protein, CyRepA1 family, translated to MTSGSNPKNLIAALDKAISKGGHHLLCCSAQKAKSKWGTQALEERFRRKFPHLRILRIDSESVADPSHAAFGCIAHLNEILTKYDLVIASPSLETGVSIDIRGHFDGVWGIFQGVQPVNSVRQMLARVRETVDRHIWVREWGMSVVGNGSTTIGGLLRSQHVATQANIALLSAADNADLSYIDQNFQPESLQTWGKRGSVINVEMRRYRESVLAGLVEDGYTVIDADDADDDESGAVIESVKAASVELYAAECQAIADSPTISDAELKKLQDTRAKTKTERHQQRKAELSRRYEIEVTPDLVEKDDDGWYPQLRMHYYLTLGREFLTNRDAKRAKAQAEAGNNAIWKPDFNKGQLLTAVLLLERLNLLQLLTPGVRLRSSDEAMQELKKAAMKNRYLIKTCLNVTISEKLTPIAIAQKLLAKIDLKLDYVGRLGKRENRECVYQFVAPDDQRDSIFGQWLKRDELFLSESVSVTNNKEFPTPGIDTESLDIPQTLDEAVQGWKGLKLKTRQGLDSVGKFYQQLVSQVGEAVGIADGEPYWNGYLGQWQVWVNFGSDCRSVVCDWLVSV
- a CDS encoding KilA-N domain-containing protein; this encodes MLIHKWHDTDINQMPEVGQLGKYSIPKGYVNATQMCHANNKSWGHYKERKSTKAYWTALSNDIGIPISSLVIEVDGYGSSQGTWIHPEIAVDLAQWVSVEFRIWANRTLMKVMMAQESVQQQSMTQVQLLAAIAKQLAEQEQYLLQQQQQQTEILHRLKAVEVEQDRVNTPCGHKYSVVGFANLQGLEISVKEAGTKGRKASALCRKQGIEIERIHDPRFGKVGLYPESVLIEVFSTGQN
- a CDS encoding alpha-ketoglutarate-dependent dioxygenase AlkB family protein, producing the protein MQQLNLFAESTPVLPISYYPDFLSQELANSLCQHCLKLEWQQNQIRIAGKTMPVPRLECIYGDAGCDYLYSNSVFLKPLTWTEPLSNLRDRITALTGHKFRIVIGNQYRSGQDSIGWHSDNEPSMGFNPAIASLSLGSCRKFQIKPRDGKSTDFWLEHGSLLVMHPGCQSTHLHQVPKTNKVVSTRINLTFRPHTGGNK
- a CDS encoding DUF1392 domain-containing protein — encoded protein: MIDHINALQTSWYLSPPWGRTIPPLAVNLLERVFLRTTRRFGYCCGMQWKHECWIYSIDCRNEILHATQNQIIATGELEVIKVQKPAFVLGERVILCSHDKGTKQRLILGIALVHNSWFYIVELVSPTLIKTPTISNRFSLVGEKSLMRVKV
- a CDS encoding NblA/ycf18 family protein, translating into MNQPIELSLEQEFSLRTFADQVEQMSREQAQEFLQMLYKQMMIREKTYQELLKHQWEVGSGSILG
- a CDS encoding DUF3854 domain-containing protein → MRIIESDSQAKHLQEWLDSGVDEEIFHLNVRSLSGTSPYEYLLYSPKISRRNDGRLRDRDLKKYQHIELGGWWCSGVDPLNEYALMMWGCFKPDHPRRDRQKIHKFIKYEHPYREETRAFFLLVPNRIWVKVSNRSGIPITEEDLQHPGGFWHWVWRHNVPVTIVEGAKKAGALLTAGYAAIAIPGVNAGYRTPQDEYGNAIGKPNLIPDLKHFATQGRQVNICFDQDNKPETVQRVRTAISRMGRLLVNEGCSLRVIDLPFGAEKGVDDFIVAHGQPAFDALYNTAVALELWEIKLFTLLTYPPAIALNQRFLGQLLVPEGEKLIILKAPKGTGKTEWLATEVAKAHDQERRVLIITHRIQLGEALCNRFGVNYVTEVRTNETGTLLGYGVCVDSLHQESQARFNPNDFWQ